The following nucleotide sequence is from Paenibacillus andongensis.
GCGGTTAAAAAAGGCATCGTAACGGAAAACGGCAAAACGCGCTACGGTTTCGTGTTCGCTGTTAAAGGTGTTGCTGCCGTTGACTACTTGGGTATCATGGCGAAAAATGCAGGAATGCCGCACGCGTTTAATAAAGATTTGAAATATGCGTACACAAGCAAAAACTACCTAGGATTGCTCAAAGATCTTCGTCAGCTGATTGATGACGGCTCCATGCCGAAAGAGCTTAGCTCTGTAGACGCTGGCAAGCGTTGGAACATGTTCCTAACAGGCCAAACCATGATCACAGGTAAAGGTCTTGCTGTGTTTGAGAATTCCGCTAAAACAAATAACGCAAAGCTTAAAGCAAGTGACGCTAGTGCTGTAAAAGACAGCATCCCGGTTGATTATGTGGTATTGCCGGCTCCGACTTTCCAAGGTGCAAAACCATCATTCGCTACTGTCGTTGACGGTTACATGACATTCCGCGGTAAAAAGGAGCCTACGGCTGAGCACAAAGCGAATGTCGTTAAAGCGGCTTACTTCTTAGCTAGCGGTAAAAATGCTGCTGCAACAAACAGTGATCTGTTCTCTGCACATATTACGCAAAGTGGAAAAAAAGCGGCTGAAAGCATGAAAATTGACAGAAGCCCTGAGAACATCGCTGCTGTTGACTACATGCTGAAAAATGCCACACCGGCTCGTTCGGATATCCCGACAGAACTGGGTGCTAAAGCGATCAAATTGGAAACAGAAGTTATCGTGCCTAAGTTCCAAGGTCTAATTGCAGGTGAAATTACTCCTGAAGCGATGTATGAAGCTGT
It contains:
- a CDS encoding ABC transporter substrate-binding protein is translated as MKRRMPVLASVVALTMALTACGGGNSGTKATTTPAGTTAPAASAGASTAKDTITALLPPVSPNYQKTFEQMSKDFTALYPNLTLKIEPASWEDMKQKLDTQVNAGSPPDIAFGGSDGIPKYLQQGLLMDITDAATPEMISDYDKAPLEYMKNGKGLYGFPAYMEVHALGGNKAFLEKAGIDWKKVQTSGWTYDEFRQAVKKGIVTENGKTRYGFVFAVKGVAAVDYLGIMAKNAGMPHAFNKDLKYAYTSKNYLGLLKDLRQLIDDGSMPKELSSVDAGKRWNMFLTGQTMITGKGLAVFENSAKTNNAKLKASDASAVKDSIPVDYVVLPAPTFQGAKPSFATVVDGYMTFRGKKEPTAEHKANVVKAAYFLASGKNAAATNSDLFSAHITQSGKKAAESMKIDRSPENIAAVDYMLKNATPARSDIPTELGAKAIKLETEVIVPKFQGLIAGEITPEAMYEAVKTAAIAAFGADGVVKD